From Triticum urartu cultivar G1812 chromosome 2, Tu2.1, whole genome shotgun sequence, a single genomic window includes:
- the LOC125541217 gene encoding uncharacterized protein LOC125541217: QTTPRCLAVACRAICSACVTVTVDDDPEAAKASIPQVPPGDHSRQQIVEVEAGQWSDLPWDLLGAVYGRVPTALDRVCLAAVCRSWRAVVASRRQQAPGALPWLLFPPRDDDMGTERLLYSPEDDGVMRMSLPSVAIDRRLVGSHDGGWVAAFEEGRRLLAVVSLFSRLELTLSDKQRRLVCTGINRPLRIRKLVFSEAPTSTGCILAAITKRWCVALCRVGCPDGGWAMAPCSHAERVSDIAFCNGELYGLTAYSTEGLIRYEIDVDSDGMPVVTAAHRLAIERRDGAGFRDDLVTYVSYLFELRGKPAMAVKARWSRNHEPSFGVFELVSTNTDDVYKWVEVTSLGDYALFVGPMTSCKVARVSVAGPGGVQANHIYYLNHRFVFVDDHLGGGATCMDDNGGRALYSGEERQKIMSVRYYVVDPTTAVRLSIY; this comes from the coding sequence CAAACGACGCCTCGCTGCCTTGCTGTCGCGTGTCGCGCGATCTGTTCTGCGTGCGTGACCGTGACCGTGGACGATGATCCTGAGGCTGCAAAAGCCAGCATCCCGCAGGTGCCTCCCGGAGACCACAGCCGGCAGCAGATCGTGGAGGTGGAGGCGGGTCAGTGGTCCGATCTACCTTGGGATCTTCTCGGCGCGGTCTACGGTAGGGTCCCCACCGCGCTCGACCGCGTCTGCCTCGCCGCCGTCTGCAGGTCCTGGCGCGCCGTGGTGGCATCCCGGCGGCAGCAGGCACCGGGCGCTCTCCCCTGGCTTCTCTTCCCGCCGCGGGACGACGACATGGGGACGGAGCGCCTCCTGTACTCTCCCGAGGACGACGGGGTCATGCGCATGTCGCTCCCGAGCGTGGCCATCGACAGGCGGCTCGTCGGCTCCCACGACGGCGGCTGGGTCGCCGCGTTCGAAGAGGGGCGCCGCCTGCTCGCCGTAGTGAGCCTCTTCTCCCGCCTCGAGTTGACGCTCTCCGATAAGCAGAGGCGGCTCGTGTGCACGGGTATCAACCGTCCGTTGCGCATCCGGAAACTCGTTTTCTCAGAGGCCCCCACGTCAACCGGGTGCATTCTTGCCGCCATCACCAAACGTTGGTGTGTCGCGCTTTGCAGGGTTGGTTGCCCGGATGGAGGGTGGGCGATGGCACCATGCAGCCACGCGGAGCGCGTGTCGGACATTGCCTTTTGCAACGGCGAGCTCTACGGTCTTACCGCCTATAGCACGGAGGGACTAATCAGGTATGAAATCGATGTGGACAGCGACGGTATGCCCGTGGTGACGGCTGCGCACCGGTTGGCCATCGAAAGGCGCGATGGCGCCGGTTTTAGGGACGACCTAGTGACGTACGTGAGCTACCTCTTTGAGCTGCGAGGTAAGCCGGCCATGGCGGTGAAGGCCCGGTGGTCACGCAACCATGAGCCATCCTTCGGGGTATTCGAGCTCGTCAGCACCAACACCGACGATGTCTACAAATGGGTGGAGGTGACGAGCTTAGGCGATTACGCTTTGTTTGTGGGGCCGATGACCTCATGTAAGGTAGCCCGTGTATCAGTGGCCGGGCCCGGCGGGGTGCAGGCAAACCACATCTACTACCTCAACCATCGCTTTGTCTTCGTAGACGACCATCTCGGTGGCGGTGCGACATGCATGGACGACAATGGTGGCCGTGCGCTGTACAGCGGTGAAGAGAGGCAGAAGATCATGTCTGTGAGATACTACGTGGTTGACCCTACAACTGCTGTTAGACTAAGTATATATTAG